Proteins from a single region of Bombus pascuorum chromosome 5, iyBomPasc1.1, whole genome shotgun sequence:
- the LOC132907387 gene encoding CYFIP-related Rac1 interactor B, translating to MKRSIRLKMGKLLSLLARDESTCCTPQKYDVFLDFENAQPSEIERETFEAVQRVLKNSESILEEIQCYKGAGKEIREAISAPTEECQRKAYLTVAPLVAKLKRFYEFSLELEKVVPKILGELCSGNLSPTQHLETQQALVKQLAEILEFVLKFDEHKMKTPAIQNDFSYYRRTLTRASLARQENAEKDLVVGNELANRMSLFYAHATPMLRVLSHATITFLMDNEDVARENITETLGTMAKVCLRMLENPNLLAQFQREETQLFVLRVMVGLVILYDHVHPQGAFVKGSNVDVKGCVKLLKDQPPCKSEGLLNALRYTTKHLNEENTPKNIKNLLAA from the exons ATGAAAAGAAGTATCAGACTGAAGATGGGCAAGCTTTTGAGTCTTTTGGCTCGAGACGAGTCTACCTGTTGCACGCCTCAAAAGTACGATGTCTTTTTGGATTTCGAAA aTGCACAACCTTCTGAGATAGAGCGGGAAACCTTTGAAGCGGTGCAAAGGGTTCTGAAAAATTCAGAATCTATCTTAGAGGAGATTCAGTGCTACAAAGGGGCAGGGAAAGAAATCAGAGAGGCGATTTCGGCGCCCACGGAGGAGTGTCAACGAAAAGCCTATCTGACTGTTGCCCCTCTGGTTGCGAAGCTCAAAAGattctatgaattttcattGGAACTTG AAAAGGTAGTACCAAAGATCTTGGGTGAACTATGCTCTGGCAACCTCTCGCCGACCCAACATCTGGAGACTCAGCAGGCTTTGGTGAAACAGCTGGCAGAAATTCTAGAGTTTGTTTTGAAGTTCGATGAACACAAGATGAAGACTCCCGCAATTCAGAACGACTTCAGTTATTATCGAAGAACATTGACCAGAGCATCCCTGGCGCGACAGGAAAACGCCGAGAAGGACCTCGTGGTTGGAAATGAGCTCGCCAACCGAATGTCCTTGTTCTACGCCCACGCGACACCCATGCTTCGTGTTCTGAGTCACGCGACCATTACTTTCTTGATGGAC AACGAAGATGTAGCACGCGAAAACATCACCGAAACGCTTGGTACCATGGCCAAGGTTTGCCTGCGCATGTTAGAAAATCC GAATCTACTGGCGCAATTCCAACGGGAGGAAACTCAACTCTTTGTTCTGAGAGTGATGGTAGGGTTAGTGATCCTTTATGATCACGTTCATCCCCAAGGTGCCTTTGTTAAGGGTTCGAATGTCGAT GTTAAAGGCTGTGTGAAGCTGTTGAAGGATCAACCACCCTGCAAAAGCGAGGGTCTTCTGAACGCTCTCCGTTATACCACCAAGCACCTGAACGAGGAGAACACACCAAAAAATATCAAGAACCTGCTAGCAGCATGA